A genomic stretch from Sulfurovum sp. TSL1 includes:
- a CDS encoding glycosyltransferase family 2 protein has translation MKENFTESPNTINDSLIDDTLTLGCKEGLVSIIMPIYNSESFIINSVESVLDQTYKNWELILIDDCSIDSSYLLVQEFALKDPRIKLYRLDHNHGAALARNYAIEKAQGKYIAFLDSDDLWLPSKLEKQITFMEKENILLSYSSYYTIGETNEIIGIFHAKTRVSYKDMLKTSTIGTLTTVYNADKLGKYYFDDIGHEDYVMKLQILKTIDYAKGIDEPLAKYRITSNGLSGNKFKTARWQWKIYRDVEHLSFLKSLYYFMHYIYFGLRKYN, from the coding sequence TTGAAAGAAAATTTTACGGAAAGCCCTAATACTATAAATGATAGCTTGATTGATGATACCCTTACCTTAGGATGTAAAGAAGGGCTAGTATCTATTATTATGCCTATATATAACAGTGAATCTTTTATTATCAATTCGGTTGAGTCCGTTTTGGATCAAACTTATAAAAACTGGGAACTCATTTTAATCGATGATTGTTCAATTGACAGTTCTTATTTATTGGTGCAAGAATTTGCATTAAAAGATCCTCGTATCAAATTATATAGATTGGATCATAATCATGGCGCAGCTTTGGCAAGGAATTATGCTATTGAAAAGGCACAGGGTAAATATATTGCCTTTTTAGATAGTGATGATCTTTGGTTACCGTCTAAACTTGAAAAACAAATTACTTTTATGGAAAAAGAAAATATTCTTTTGAGTTATTCATCTTATTATACGATAGGTGAAACAAATGAAATAATAGGTATATTTCATGCGAAAACAAGAGTTTCATATAAAGATATGTTAAAAACAAGCACAATAGGTACCTTGACCACAGTCTATAATGCTGACAAATTGGGGAAATATTATTTTGATGATATTGGGCATGAAGATTATGTTATGAAACTGCAGATATTAAAAACAATAGATTATGCCAAGGGGATAGATGAACCATTGGCAAAATACAGAATCACTTCAAATGGTCTATCTGGCAATAAATTTAAAACAGCACGATGGCAATGGAAGATATATAGGGATGTGGAACATTTATCATTTTTAAAAAGTCTTTATTATTTTATGCATTATATATATTTTGGACTAAGGAAATATAATTAG
- a CDS encoding stealth family protein: MNKIDFVLPWVDGNDPQWKMKKRKYAKSLLNKYDNDAGISRYRDTNTLKYALRSIEKYCPWYNKIHIITEGHRPDWLNVKHPKINFVTHEELYFDVYDLPTFSSESIEMNLANLKGLSEHFVYLNDDFIILSSLTKERFFKNGKPVDFLIHGWIPRNKLYQRLRDSSGFVKSVNNNIALTNKISKPKKIINQKDVFFHHTYPFLGKISNYLLLKIWGKYFFISHWHFHQPYTLSTIKKVHELFSDSMKVCSKNRFRGDKNLNQYMYRYYHLTQENFYPYYHNDGYIARIRSLKSLNNILRQLETGKYDFVAIFDDYKQEEAELIIEKLTDYFEKKFVQKACFEL; this comes from the coding sequence GTGAATAAAATAGATTTTGTATTACCTTGGGTTGATGGCAATGATCCACAATGGAAAATGAAAAAAAGAAAATATGCCAAATCCTTGTTAAATAAGTATGATAATGATGCAGGGATAAGTAGATATCGTGATACCAATACACTAAAATATGCATTAAGAAGTATAGAAAAATATTGTCCATGGTACAATAAAATTCATATAATTACAGAAGGGCATAGACCCGACTGGTTAAATGTAAAGCACCCAAAGATCAACTTTGTTACCCATGAAGAGCTATATTTTGATGTGTATGATCTTCCTACATTCAGTTCAGAGTCTATTGAAATGAATTTGGCAAATTTAAAAGGGCTAAGTGAGCATTTTGTTTACCTAAATGATGACTTTATTATATTAAGCTCACTTACAAAAGAGCGATTTTTTAAAAATGGTAAACCAGTTGACTTTTTGATACATGGATGGATACCACGTAATAAACTCTATCAAAGGTTAAGAGATAGTTCAGGATTTGTGAAGTCAGTAAACAACAATATTGCTTTGACCAATAAGATATCAAAGCCAAAAAAAATAATTAATCAGAAAGACGTATTTTTTCATCATACGTACCCTTTTTTAGGGAAAATAAGTAATTATTTATTATTAAAAATTTGGGGAAAATACTTTTTTATTTCACATTGGCATTTTCATCAACCCTATACTCTTTCAACGATTAAAAAAGTTCATGAGTTGTTTTCAGACTCTATGAAAGTATGTTCAAAGAATAGGTTCCGAGGTGATAAAAATCTCAATCAGTATATGTATCGCTATTATCATTTGACTCAAGAGAACTTTTATCCTTATTATCATAATGATGGATATATTGCTAGGATCAGATCTTTAAAATCATTAAACAATATCTTAAGACAACTGGAAACGGGGAAGTATGACTTTGTAGCAATTTTTGATGATTATAAACAAGAGGAAGCAGAACTAATTATAGAAAAATTGACAGATTATTTTGAAAAAAAATTTGTTCAGAAAGCTTGTTTTGAGTTATAG
- a CDS encoding glycosyltransferase, with product MNHKKIKILYISGTPRGGIATVVSGLQRYFEKNKIFESNSIVLNTKLGKGKIHLACEFIKLIFLFKRYKKFTDIIHFHGAWTPHILLSKFVKGIPTVISPHGALHKESLKKSRLKKNIAKFLYMKKSYTSADCLHALTKQEAKDIVDYGIQNIPIAIIPNGIDFEEKLYIDKKKKEELLVLSRGRRVILSLSRLDPSKGIDLLIEAFYRLNNKNCDYVLFIAGEGNIMYTNSLLEKVKQFNLQDKVFFLGDVREKVKNTVYDVADIFVLPSFNEGFGLTVLEAFRQKIPVITTNTTPFDQVEKLGCGWYISPNVSALEEALEQSAEMSKEKLEVMGEKGHEWSKSNFSMEVVNKKYELLYHWLIGNPDKPNFII from the coding sequence ATGAATCATAAGAAAATAAAAATTTTATATATTTCTGGAACTCCCAGAGGCGGTATAGCGACAGTTGTTTCAGGGCTGCAAAGGTACTTTGAGAAGAATAAAATCTTTGAAAGTAACAGTATTGTATTAAATACTAAACTTGGCAAGGGGAAAATACATCTAGCATGCGAATTTATAAAACTTATATTTTTGTTTAAAAGATATAAAAAGTTTACAGATATCATACATTTTCATGGTGCCTGGACACCTCATATTTTGTTGTCGAAATTTGTTAAAGGTATTCCAACAGTTATTTCTCCGCATGGTGCATTACATAAAGAATCACTTAAGAAAAGTAGATTAAAAAAAAATATTGCTAAATTTTTGTATATGAAAAAATCATATACAAGTGCAGATTGTCTACATGCACTTACAAAGCAAGAAGCGAAAGATATTGTCGATTATGGGATACAAAATATCCCTATCGCAATAATACCAAACGGAATAGATTTTGAAGAAAAACTATATATTGATAAGAAGAAAAAAGAGGAATTACTGGTACTTTCAAGAGGTCGTAGAGTCATATTGTCTTTGTCTAGACTTGATCCTTCTAAGGGTATAGATCTACTTATAGAAGCTTTTTATAGATTAAATAACAAAAATTGTGACTATGTGCTTTTCATAGCTGGTGAAGGAAATATAATGTATACTAATTCTCTTTTGGAAAAAGTAAAGCAATTCAACCTTCAAGATAAAGTTTTTTTTCTTGGTGATGTAAGAGAGAAGGTGAAAAATACGGTTTATGATGTAGCAGATATCTTTGTCCTCCCTTCCTTTAATGAAGGATTTGGCTTAACAGTGTTAGAAGCATTTAGGCAAAAGATACCCGTAATAACAACCAATACAACTCCATTTGACCAAGTAGAAAAGCTCGGCTGCGGATGGTATATTTCACCAAATGTAAGTGCTTTGGAGGAAGCTTTGGAACAGAGCGCTGAAATGAGCAAGGAAAAATTAGAAGTAATGGGAGAAAAGGGTCATGAGTGGAGCAAGTCGAACTTTTCAATGGAGGTTGTCAATAAGAAATATGAATTATTATATCATTGGTTGATTGGAAATCCTGACAAACCGAACTTTATTATTTGA
- a CDS encoding glycosyltransferase family 2 protein, translating into MTKAVCLDEKYSTTRLLVKEKPIIENSPEDKFETVLFLPEGENRKGEGGLRIQGYFKKSYDDKPLVSIITVVFNGEKHLEQTIQSVINQRYENVEYIIIDGGSTDRTVDIIKKYEDQIDYWVSEKDEGIYDAMNKGISLSQGDIIGLINADDFYEENIFVSIIDVYQKNDADVIYGDIYFINGKQKKVSTANATGKRYGVFSYSFKWIWVDMLFPHPSSFVKRSTYKKYGTFDSSYKISGDYDIFLRFYIKKATFSYIPKVLASFREGGISMTDTQLKRQENFQIRKKHSLFIANLVSALSWFIQRIKSSKS; encoded by the coding sequence ATGACTAAGGCAGTATGTTTAGATGAAAAGTATAGTACAACAAGGCTTTTAGTAAAAGAAAAACCTATTATAGAAAATAGTCCTGAAGATAAGTTTGAAACGGTTTTATTTTTGCCAGAGGGCGAAAATAGAAAAGGTGAAGGAGGATTACGCATTCAAGGGTATTTTAAAAAGTCTTATGATGATAAGCCTTTAGTAAGTATCATCACAGTTGTATTTAATGGAGAAAAACATTTAGAGCAAACGATACAAAGTGTAATCAATCAGAGGTATGAGAATGTGGAATATATCATCATAGATGGGGGCTCTACTGATCGGACTGTTGATATCATCAAAAAATATGAAGATCAGATCGACTATTGGGTGAGTGAAAAAGATGAAGGTATCTATGATGCCATGAATAAAGGTATTAGTTTATCACAAGGTGATATTATAGGTCTTATCAATGCTGATGACTTTTATGAAGAAAATATATTTGTGAGTATAATTGATGTTTATCAGAAAAACGATGCGGATGTTATTTATGGAGATATCTACTTTATCAATGGGAAGCAAAAAAAAGTTTCTACAGCCAATGCAACAGGGAAAAGATATGGCGTTTTCTCCTATAGTTTTAAATGGATTTGGGTTGATATGCTATTCCCCCATCCTTCCTCTTTTGTGAAAAGAAGTACATATAAAAAATATGGAACTTTTGATTCTTCATATAAAATATCAGGTGATTATGATATTTTTTTGAGGTTTTATATAAAAAAAGCAACGTTTTCTTATATACCAAAAGTACTTGCAAGCTTTAGGGAAGGAGGTATCAGTATGACAGATACACAATTGAAAAGACAAGAGAACTTTCAAATTCGAAAGAAGCATAGTTTATTCATCGCAAATCTTGTTTCGGCCCTTTCATGGTTCATTCAGCGGATTAAGTCAAGTAAGTCATGA
- a CDS encoding glycosyltransferase family 4 protein, giving the protein MKILIVNTYDIKGGAARAAYRLHKALLVQNIDSQMLVQNKISDDYTAITETNKVKKNLNQFRPFLDSLPVRLYKERTKTDFSTSWIGFSGMVDKINEINPDIVHLHWICGGMMRIEDIVKIKAPIVWSLHDMWAFTGGCHYDEECEGYKSACGNCKVLGSGKENDLSKRVFERKQKVFAAKKEMTIVGLSKWLNECSKNSTLLKDKNHINLPNPIDTDTFKPFDKQKARDLWGLPQNKKLVLFGAIGTTSDLRKGFKELSEAMAKIEQTNNIEFVVFGSSKPKNAPDFGFKTHYLGSLADDVSLVTLYSAVDVIVVPSLQENLSNAIMESLACGTPVVGFDIGGNRDMVEHKQNGYLAKPFDTDDLACGIEWVLNAPNYDEVCQNAREKVLREFDSVVVSKKYIELYEDILKND; this is encoded by the coding sequence ATGAAAATTCTAATAGTGAATACATATGACATAAAAGGTGGAGCAGCAAGAGCAGCTTATAGGCTGCATAAAGCCCTATTGGTTCAAAATATAGATAGTCAGATGTTGGTGCAAAATAAAATCAGTGATGACTATACGGCGATAACTGAGACAAACAAAGTCAAAAAAAATCTCAATCAATTTCGACCATTTTTAGATAGTTTGCCGGTAAGACTTTACAAAGAACGAACTAAAACAGATTTTAGCACTTCATGGATAGGTTTTAGCGGAATGGTTGATAAGATCAACGAGATAAATCCAGATATCGTTCACTTACACTGGATATGTGGAGGGATGATGCGCATAGAAGATATTGTAAAGATCAAAGCGCCCATTGTTTGGTCACTTCATGATATGTGGGCATTTACGGGTGGATGTCATTATGATGAAGAGTGTGAAGGATATAAATCTGCATGTGGAAACTGCAAAGTGCTAGGAAGTGGTAAGGAAAACGATCTGAGCAAAAGAGTTTTTGAACGAAAACAAAAAGTATTTGCTGCTAAAAAAGAGATGACAATAGTAGGACTGAGTAAATGGCTCAATGAATGTTCGAAAAACAGCACACTACTAAAAGACAAGAACCATATTAATCTACCCAATCCAATAGATACAGATACTTTTAAACCATTTGACAAGCAGAAAGCAAGAGACCTTTGGGGCCTGCCACAAAATAAAAAGCTCGTGCTTTTTGGGGCTATAGGTACGACAAGTGACCTACGAAAAGGCTTTAAAGAATTAAGCGAAGCTATGGCTAAAATAGAACAAACTAATAATATAGAGTTTGTAGTTTTTGGAAGTAGTAAACCTAAAAATGCACCTGATTTTGGATTTAAAACTCACTATTTGGGAAGCTTGGCTGATGATGTGAGTCTGGTGACACTCTATAGTGCAGTAGATGTAATAGTAGTGCCGAGTTTACAAGAAAATCTATCAAATGCTATTATGGAAAGTTTGGCATGTGGCACTCCTGTAGTTGGATTTGACATAGGTGGGAATCGTGATATGGTGGAACATAAACAAAATGGATACTTAGCAAAACCATTTGACACTGATGATTTGGCATGTGGAATAGAGTGGGTACTAAATGCTCCAAACTATGATGAAGTTTGCCAAAATGCTAGAGAGAAAGTACTAAGAGAATTTGATAGTGTTGTGGTTAGTAAAAAATATATCGAACTTTACGAGGATATTTTAAAAAATGACTAA
- a CDS encoding bifunctional 2-polyprenyl-6-hydroxyphenol methylase/3-demethylubiquinol 3-O-methyltransferase UbiG — MEITLADKNLTEVEKNEIEKLLKRENINISNDLEQMWYLMDLIWDDYNCDNKNLNWDNIGKFYSHPVWLLNGLFIEQDEVSMGHRHEISDWIVKNQFEKVVDYGGGFGTLARLVAGKDTKVQMNIYEPHPSEFGIKRAKEFENINIIGKLESNYDCLMSTDVLEHVPDPLSDFANMIKSVKLNGYLVIANAFYPMIKCHLPQDFHFRYSFNQFAKMMGLEVIGILEGSHATIFRKVEEVEPNWKKIRFYEKLSKITFPIIEITKSILRPIKRLVIK, encoded by the coding sequence ATGGAAATAACTTTAGCAGATAAAAATTTAACAGAAGTAGAAAAAAATGAAATTGAAAAGCTTTTAAAAAGAGAAAATATAAACATTTCTAATGATTTGGAGCAAATGTGGTATTTAATGGACTTAATCTGGGATGATTATAATTGTGATAATAAAAATTTAAATTGGGACAATATTGGGAAATTTTATTCTCATCCTGTTTGGCTTTTAAATGGGTTGTTTATAGAGCAGGATGAAGTTTCAATGGGGCATCGTCATGAGATTAGTGACTGGATAGTCAAAAACCAATTTGAAAAAGTGGTTGATTATGGTGGTGGATTTGGAACATTGGCGAGATTAGTTGCAGGAAAAGATACAAAAGTACAAATGAATATATATGAGCCACATCCCAGTGAATTTGGAATCAAAAGGGCAAAAGAGTTTGAAAATATTAATATTATTGGAAAACTTGAGTCCAATTATGATTGTTTAATGAGTACGGATGTTTTAGAACATGTACCAGACCCGTTAAGTGATTTTGCCAATATGATAAAAAGTGTAAAGCTAAACGGATATTTAGTTATTGCAAATGCTTTCTATCCAATGATAAAGTGTCATTTACCACAAGATTTTCATTTTAGATATAGCTTTAATCAGTTTGCAAAAATGATGGGGCTTGAAGTAATTGGAATTTTAGAAGGTAGTCATGCAACTATTTTTAGAAAAGTCGAGGAAGTTGAACCAAATTGGAAGAAGATAAGATTTTATGAAAAATTATCAAAAATCACTTTTCCAATTATTGAAATAACGAAATCTATTTTAAGACCTATCAAGAGATTAGTTATAAAATGA
- a CDS encoding glycosyltransferase produces MRNNNFAPIVLFVYNRPWHTQQTVEALKKNELAKNSELFIYSDEAKNEDARKSVDEVREYIDTINGFKKVTVIKRGKNWGLANSIIDGVTKIINEYGKIIVLEDDLVTSPYFLKFMNEALEFYKAEKKVWHISGWNYPIESDGEEDVFLWRAMNCWGWSTWDDRWKCYEKDVDQTINEFSHDDIKRFNLEGAEDFWSQVIANKDKKINTWAIFWYVTIFKKNGLCLNPVQTFVENIGHDGSGVHCGDKKNYIDILNVKSSFNFTDNIEESKKYLKLIKKTMKISLFSKLKRLMVWK; encoded by the coding sequence ATGAGAAATAACAATTTTGCTCCAATAGTTCTTTTTGTCTATAATCGTCCTTGGCATACACAACAAACAGTTGAAGCGTTAAAAAAAAATGAATTAGCAAAAAATAGTGAACTTTTTATCTATAGTGATGAAGCTAAAAATGAAGATGCCCGAAAAAGTGTAGATGAGGTACGGGAGTATATAGATACAATAAATGGTTTTAAAAAAGTCACAGTTATAAAAAGAGGAAAAAACTGGGGACTTGCAAACTCTATCATAGATGGTGTCACTAAAATCATAAATGAATATGGGAAAATCATAGTTCTTGAGGATGATTTGGTGACAAGCCCTTATTTTTTGAAGTTTATGAATGAGGCTTTGGAGTTTTACAAAGCTGAAAAAAAGGTTTGGCATATAAGCGGATGGAATTATCCTATAGAAAGTGATGGAGAAGAAGATGTTTTCTTATGGAGAGCTATGAATTGCTGGGGATGGTCTACTTGGGACGATAGATGGAAATGTTATGAAAAAGATGTTGATCAAACGATAAATGAATTTAGTCATGATGATATAAAAAGATTCAATCTTGAAGGTGCTGAAGATTTCTGGAGTCAAGTAATTGCAAATAAAGATAAGAAAATAAACACTTGGGCAATATTCTGGTACGTAACTATTTTTAAAAAAAATGGACTTTGTTTAAATCCTGTTCAAACTTTTGTAGAGAATATTGGCCATGATGGAAGTGGAGTACATTGTGGGGATAAAAAAAATTATATAGATATACTTAATGTGAAAAGTAGCTTTAATTTTACAGACAATATTGAAGAATCGAAAAAATATTTGAAATTAATTAAAAAGACTATGAAAATAAGTTTATTTAGTAAATTAAAAAGGCTAATGGTATGGAAATAA
- a CDS encoding glycosyltransferase family A protein: MEIKSRLINKMNRLKNKLEVVKYRLYNLVKRSSGVNFYSRNQPLIVSLTTYPKRFNIVYLTIESLMNQTIKPDKIILWLAKDELNEGKIPQKIFKLKSRGLEIRIVNENLRSYKKLIYTIKEFKESNIITCDDDVIYPKFFIEGLYSKFKEFPNAIIAYRCAFMKKVNDHQLETYLNWGPPENNQPSFNLFPTGVGGILYPSNSLHNKVLDKELFLNLSPIGDDIWFKAMALLNNTKTVMVNEKSTEFPTIQGSQDDALWHVNVNEYKNDEQIRNVFNYFKLFKYIQ, from the coding sequence ATGGAAATAAAAAGTAGATTAATAAATAAAATGAATAGATTAAAAAATAAATTAGAGGTTGTCAAATATAGGTTATACAACTTAGTAAAGAGAAGTTCTGGCGTTAATTTTTATTCAAGAAATCAACCGTTAATAGTTAGTTTAACAACATATCCAAAGCGATTCAATATTGTTTATTTAACGATAGAATCTTTAATGAATCAAACAATTAAACCTGATAAAATTATATTATGGTTAGCAAAAGATGAATTAAATGAGGGAAAAATTCCACAAAAAATCTTCAAATTGAAATCAAGGGGCTTAGAAATAAGGATTGTTAATGAAAATCTAAGATCATACAAAAAACTTATTTATACAATTAAGGAATTTAAAGAAAGTAATATTATAACTTGCGATGACGATGTTATATATCCTAAGTTTTTTATAGAAGGACTATATAGTAAATTTAAAGAGTTTCCCAATGCTATAATTGCTTATAGATGTGCTTTCATGAAAAAAGTTAATGATCATCAATTGGAAACATATTTAAATTGGGGTCCTCCTGAAAATAATCAACCATCTTTTAACTTATTCCCTACAGGTGTAGGAGGAATCCTATATCCATCTAATTCGTTGCATAATAAAGTATTGGATAAAGAATTATTTCTAAACTTATCACCTATAGGTGATGATATTTGGTTTAAAGCAATGGCATTGTTAAACAACACTAAAACAGTAATGGTTAATGAGAAAAGTACCGAGTTTCCTACGATTCAAGGTTCTCAAGATGATGCTTTGTGGCATGTGAATGTAAATGAATATAAAAATGATGAACAAATTAGGAATGTTTTTAATTATTTTAAATTGTTCAAATATATTCAATAA
- a CDS encoding flippase: MITKLKSLKNHQGFMRYFKNTSWLFAEKILRMVVGLFVGIWVARYLGPEQFGLFSYAQSFVGLFTPIATLGLDGIVIRELVKDESKRDVLLGTAFVLKLIGAFGVLLFLAIAVNFTSNDHYTNILIFIIASATIFQSFNVIDMYFQSKVLSKYVVYANIITLFISTMIKIILLLNEAPLIAFAWVVMFDSFVLAMGFLYFYLHNHLFLKLWEFEKNVAFSLLKASWPLILSGIVVTIYMKIDQVMIKEMLDSHAVGQYAVAVRLSEAWYFIPMVMTSSLFPAIINAKKISEELYYVRLQKLYDLMVWMAVAIALPMTYLSDWVVNLLYGNQYNQAGSVLMIHIWAGVFTFLGVANAKWIISENLMINGMIRTTVGAIINVFLNYVLIQKMYIQGAAVATLISYFIANYFGLFFYSKTKRCFWQQTQAFNFIRIGKKLWK; this comes from the coding sequence ATGATCACAAAATTAAAATCTCTTAAAAATCATCAAGGCTTTATGAGGTACTTTAAAAATACTTCATGGCTTTTTGCGGAAAAAATCCTGCGCATGGTTGTGGGGCTTTTTGTCGGGATCTGGGTGGCAAGGTACCTTGGTCCAGAACAATTTGGTCTATTTTCTTATGCTCAAAGTTTTGTAGGACTTTTTACGCCTATTGCTACATTGGGATTAGACGGGATTGTCATACGAGAACTTGTGAAGGATGAGAGTAAACGGGATGTGCTATTAGGAACAGCGTTTGTACTTAAATTAATTGGCGCTTTTGGAGTTTTACTTTTCTTGGCCATTGCTGTTAATTTTACGTCTAATGATCACTATACAAACATACTGATATTTATAATTGCCTCTGCAACCATATTTCAAAGTTTTAATGTAATAGATATGTATTTTCAAAGTAAAGTATTGAGTAAGTATGTAGTTTATGCAAATATCATAACTCTTTTCATCTCAACTATGATAAAAATCATACTCCTTCTCAATGAGGCTCCTTTAATCGCATTTGCTTGGGTAGTAATGTTCGACAGTTTTGTATTAGCTATGGGTTTTTTGTATTTTTATTTACATAATCACCTTTTTTTGAAATTATGGGAGTTTGAAAAAAATGTAGCTTTTAGTTTGTTAAAAGCTAGTTGGCCACTTATATTAAGTGGAATAGTTGTAACAATTTATATGAAGATAGACCAGGTGATGATTAAAGAGATGCTTGACAGTCACGCGGTGGGACAATATGCTGTAGCTGTAAGACTGAGTGAAGCTTGGTACTTCATACCTATGGTGATGACTTCATCGCTTTTCCCTGCTATTATTAATGCCAAAAAAATCAGTGAAGAGCTTTATTATGTCAGACTTCAAAAGTTGTATGACCTTATGGTGTGGATGGCGGTAGCTATTGCACTTCCTATGACCTACCTGTCTGACTGGGTGGTGAATCTCCTCTATGGAAATCAATATAATCAAGCTGGCAGTGTATTGATGATACATATTTGGGCAGGTGTTTTTACATTTTTAGGGGTAGCTAATGCTAAGTGGATTATCTCTGAAAATTTGATGATAAACGGGATGATTAGAACTACAGTAGGTGCAATAATCAATGTATTTTTGAATTATGTTCTTATCCAAAAAATGTATATTCAGGGTGCTGCAGTTGCTACATTGATTTCTTATTTTATCGCAAATTATTTTGGGTTATTCTTTTATAGCAAAACTAAAAGATGTTTTTGGCAACAAACGCAAGCGTTTAATTTCATAAGAATAGGTAAAAAATTATGGAAATAA
- a CDS encoding peptidyl-prolyl cis-trans isomerase: MKKLILLGLLTLLTLSQAKMVDAIAIIVEGEPITTAEIRAVQTQMQVSKEQATDLLIQDRLQKSAMKDVQIAEADVDAKIATIAAQNNLTVPKMQKILKEQGTTWNQYRASVKEAMKKEKFFQENVVSSIPAPSEDELNLFYRNHQDEFTIPASVNLIEYSAPTEDKIKHFLQTKDPKGVKSRSVTKQTKDLNPALLGSILQTQDGSFTRPFNAGDRYISYQVLSKKGKVNMSFEAAQGAVAAKWRQQQQSKALKDYFEKIKTNADIQILR, translated from the coding sequence ATGAAAAAACTTATTCTACTTGGACTTCTTACATTACTGACACTCTCACAGGCTAAAATGGTGGATGCCATTGCCATCATCGTTGAGGGAGAACCTATCACCACTGCAGAGATACGTGCGGTACAAACACAAATGCAGGTTTCCAAAGAGCAGGCCACTGATCTTCTTATCCAGGACCGCCTACAGAAATCGGCCATGAAAGATGTACAGATCGCTGAAGCAGATGTCGATGCAAAAATAGCAACGATCGCAGCACAGAACAACCTTACGGTTCCTAAAATGCAAAAGATACTGAAAGAACAGGGTACCACATGGAACCAATATCGAGCAAGTGTCAAAGAAGCGATGAAAAAAGAAAAGTTCTTTCAGGAAAATGTGGTCAGTTCTATCCCGGCGCCAAGCGAAGATGAACTCAATCTTTTTTACAGAAACCACCAGGATGAATTTACCATTCCTGCCTCTGTCAACCTGATCGAATACTCTGCACCTACAGAAGATAAGATAAAGCACTTTCTTCAGACCAAAGATCCAAAAGGTGTAAAAAGCCGCTCTGTCACAAAGCAGACCAAGGACCTCAACCCTGCTTTGCTTGGCAGTATCTTGCAAACACAAGACGGTTCCTTTACGCGTCCTTTTAATGCAGGAGACCGGTATATAAGCTATCAGGTGCTTTCCAAGAAGGGCAAGGTGAATATGTCTTTTGAAGCAGCCCAGGGTGCCGTTGCCGCAAAATGGAGACAACAGCAGCAAAGTAAAGCGCTCAAAGACTATTTTGAAAAGATCAAAACAAACGCTGATATACAAATACTCAGATAA
- the dcd gene encoding dCTP deaminase, whose protein sequence is MGLKSDKWIREKSLNEAMITPFCEGLVGEGVVSYGLSSYGYDIRVTDEFKIFTNINAEVVDPKDFNENNVVDFKGDVCIVPPNSFALARTVEYFKMPSDTLAICLGKSTYARCGIIVNVTPFEPGFEGHITIEISNTTPLPAKIYANEGIAQVLFLQGDEQCETTYKDRSGKYQSQTGITLPRILKKS, encoded by the coding sequence ATGGGACTAAAATCCGATAAATGGATACGCGAAAAATCACTGAACGAAGCAATGATCACCCCTTTTTGTGAAGGACTGGTAGGAGAGGGAGTCGTCAGTTACGGGCTAAGCTCATACGGCTATGACATTCGTGTTACGGATGAATTTAAGATCTTTACGAACATCAACGCCGAAGTGGTGGATCCAAAAGATTTTAATGAGAACAATGTGGTGGATTTTAAGGGGGATGTCTGTATCGTGCCTCCTAACTCTTTTGCCCTTGCAAGAACCGTAGAGTACTTTAAAATGCCAAGCGATACTTTGGCGATCTGTCTGGGGAAAAGTACCTATGCACGTTGCGGTATCATCGTGAATGTGACACCGTTCGAACCTGGTTTTGAAGGGCATATCACGATAGAAATATCCAACACCACACCCCTGCCTGCGAAGATCTACGCCAACGAGGGTATCGCGCAGGTCCTATTCTTGCAGGGCGACGAACAGTGTGAGACGACATATAAAGACAGGTCAGGTAAATACCAAAGTCAAACAGGTATCACGCTCCCGAGAATCCTCAAGAAAAGCTAG